Proteins encoded in a region of the Bubalus bubalis isolate 160015118507 breed Murrah chromosome 9, NDDB_SH_1, whole genome shotgun sequence genome:
- the LOC102401498 gene encoding olfactory receptor 18-like, translating into MEPHNRTRVSQFFLLRLSDDPDLQPLLFGLFLSTYLATVLGNLLLILAVSSDSHLHTPMYFFLSNLSLADIGISTTTVPNMLVNLHTQSKSIPYAGCRAQVTVFSLFACLESLLLTVMAYDRLVAICHPLHYLVIMNPRLCGLLVLVSFSISLLNSQLHYLMASQLTFCADVEIPHFFCELSQLLNLACSDISTSNILIYFIGTILAGVPLSGILYSYIRIISSILRVSSSDGKYKAFSTCGSQLSVVCLFYGTGLGVYLSSTVSSSHRKSAAVSVMYTVVTPMLNPFIYSLKNKDIKSALWGIIIRIA; encoded by the coding sequence ATGGAACCACACAATCGTACACGTGTCTCACAATTCTTCCTCCTGAGGCTCTCAGATGATCCAGACCTGCAGCCCCTCCTCTTTGGACTCTTCCTGTCCACGTACCTGGCCACTGTGCTTGGGAACCTGCTCCTCATCCTGGCTGTCAGCTCCGATTctcacctccacacccccatgtacttcttcctctccaatctGTCCTTGGCTGACATTGGTATAAGCACCACCACTGTCCCCAACATGCTAGTGAACCTCCACACACAGAGCAAGTCCATCCCTTATGCAGGCTGCCGAGCTCAGGTGAccgtcttttctctttttgcgtGCTTGGAGAGTCTCCTTCTGACGGTGATGGCTTATGACCGGTTGGTGGCCATCTGTCACCCTCTGCACTACCTGGTCATCATGAACCCCCGCCTCTGTGGCTTGTTGGTCCTGGTGTCATTTTCCATCAGCCTTTTGAACTCTCAACTTCACTACTTGATGGCGTCACAGCTTACCTTCTGTGCAGATGTGGAAATCCCTCATTTCTTTTGTGAGCTTTCTCAACTTCTCAACCTCGCCTGTTCAGACATCTCCACCAGTAACATATTAATCTATTTCATTGGTACCATCTTGGCTGGAGTTCCACTCTCAGGGATCCTTTACTCTTATATTCGAATTATATCCTCCATTCTGAGAGTCTCCTCATCAGATGGGAAGTACAAAGCCTTCTCTACCTGTGGTTCTCAACTGTCagttgtttgcttattttatggAACTGGCCTTGGGGTGTATCTCAGCTCCACTGTCTCATCTTCCCATAGGAAGAGTGCAGCGGTCTCggtgatgtacactgtggtcacccctatgctgaaccccttcatctacagtcTAAAGAACAAGGACATCAAGAGTGCCCTGTGGGGGATTATCATCAGAATAGCCTGA